The region TAAGTGGAATGCACTACAGGATGCACAGTTTTTAGCTGAATTGCTAAAGGAAAATATTAAAGTTCGTTTTAGTGAAATTCCGTTTAAAAGTGAAGGAAAAGAATTTGAACGTGGTAGTTTGATACTCACAAAAAGTGACAATAGAACCAATGAAAATTTTGATGAGACTGTCGTTGAAATCGCAAATAAACATCAACGACAACTTATCCCGGCAAATACCAGTTTTGCCGGTAGCGGACCCGATTTTGGTTCTCCTGAAGTGAAACTTATCAATCCGCCAAAAGTTGCTGTTTTAAAAGGAAAAGGGACTTCTTCTTTAAATTATGGGGAAATCTGGCACTTTTTTGAGCAAGACTTAAAATATCCGCTGACTTCAATAAACACCGATTATTTTAAGGGTATAAACCTCACTCAATTTGATGTCCTGATAATGCCAGAAGGTAATTATTCTGATATTTTAGATGAGGATGCTTTAAATCGAGTAAAAGACTGGGTAAGCAATGGCGGGAAACTTATCGCGATTGGCAGCGCTGCAAAAACTTTTGCCGGAAAAGACGATTTTACCCTTAAGGAAAACAAATCTGAAACCAAAGATTCTACAGCTACAGGGAATTTAATTCCTTATGCACAAAGAGAGCGGGAAGCGGCGAAAGATATGATTACCGGGAGCATTATAAAAACCAAACTGGATAATACGCATCCTATGGCATTTGGCTACAGCGACACCTATTTGAGTTTAAAATTAAGCAGCGATAGCTATAAATTGCTCGATGAAGGTTACAACGTTGCCTTTATTCAAAAACCAGAAATCGTAGCAGGTTTTGTAGGGAATTCTGCTATTAAAAATCTTAAAAACTCACTTGTTTTTGGTGAAGAAAGAATGGGAAGCGGAAGTGTTATTTATATGGTAGATAATCCCTTATTCCGGGCATTCTGGGAGAACGGGAAATTGTTCTTCGCGAATTCAGTTTTCTTTGTGAATAATAATAAATTCAGACTTTAAAAGATTAGAATTCTTTTGCCACGAATGCACGAATAATTTTATTGAATTATCCTGCGAGGTTTCTTTTAACCTCGTAGGTATTTTTCTTAACGAAACTCTTTCTCTTACCACAAATTCACTAAATTATTCTACGCTCATTTGAGGGTTTTTAAGCTTAAAATTTAAAGTAAACCACAAACGCTAATCAGGTCTCGCAATAACAAAACCTAATATTCGTGTATTCGTGGCTATATTTAGGACTCCAATGATTTAATTCTGAAACAATCGAAATAAACACTAATTTTGGTTTGATAAAATTGAACTTAATGAAATTCAGAATTATACTTTTACTGCTTTGCGGCTTTGCAATTTCTCAAAATATCCACTCCCAGGAACGAACCGATTTTAATGTAGATTTTGAAACATACACTTTAGAAAATGGCTTAAACGTTATTTTTCACGTAGATAAATCAGATCCCGTAGTAGCGGTAGCATTAACCGCACACGTAGGTTCTGCCCGTGAAAAAGAAGGCCGAACCGGTTTTGCCCATCTTTTTGAGCATCTTTTATTTTTAGAATCAGAAAACCTGGGCAAAGGCGGACTTGACAAACTAAGCGCGAGAATTGGAGGCTCTGGTGCCAATGCTTCTACCAGCCGCGATCGCACCAATTATTTTCAAACCGTACCAAAAGACGCTTTGGAAAAAATGATCTGGGCTGAAGCCGACAAACTCGGGTATTTTATCAATACAGTTACAGAACCCGTGCTTGCAAAAGAAAAACAGGTAGTAAAAAACGAAAAAAGACAGAGTGTGGATAACCGCCCTTATGGCCATACTATGTATGTGATCGATAAGAATTTATATCCCGAAGACCATCCATATAACTGGCAGGTTATTGGCTCGCTAGAAGATCTGCAAAATGCTACGCTTCAGGATGTAAAGGAGTTTTATAACAACTGGTATGTGCCCAATAATGTAACATTAAGTATTGCTGGTGATTTTGATAAAGAGCAGGCCAAAGAATGGATTCATAAATATTTTGATGGAATACCGCGTGGTCCCAAAATTGAACGAGAAGAAAAGCAATTGGTAGCACTTTCCGAAACCAAAAAACTCTATTACGAAGATAATTTTGCGCGGCTTCCGCAACTAACTATCGCCTGGCCGGCCGTATATTCCTACCACGAAGACACCTATGCTTTAGAAGTGCTGGCAAAATATTTAAGCGAGGGAAAAAACGCGCCGTTGTATCAAAACCTGGTATCAGAAAAAGAACTTACAGATCGCGTTAGAATGTACAATTATACTTCAGAATTGGCCGGACAGTTGATGCTTCAGGTTACCGCCTATAATGATGTTGATCTCGATAAAGTAGAAGCTGCAATTTTTAAGGTTTTTGAAGAATTTGAAGCCGAAGGTATTCCGCAACGCGATTTAAAGCGAATTAAAGCACAACAGGAAACAGAATTTTATAATAGCCTTGCGAGCGTTTTAGGAAAAGGCTTTCAACTGGCTCAATATCAAATTTTTGCCAACGATCCTAATTACATCAATAAAGACGTAGAAAAAATCCTTGCGGTTACAAAGGAAGACGTGAGCCGGGTTTACGAAAAATATATAAAAGGAAAACATTATGTTGCGACCAGTTTTGTTCCGAAAGGGCAAGTTGACCTCGCTTTAGAAAAGTCAGAAGAAGCCGAAGTGGTAGAAGAAAAAATAGTTAAAAATGCTGAAGAAGAAGTGAATGTTTCAACTGATGCTTCGTACAAAAAAACTCCTTCCAGTTTTGACCGAAGTGTAGAACCGCCGTATAGTAGCGCACCAGAATTAAACGTACCGGAAATTTGGAAAAATAACCTTCCTTCCGGACTTAAGATTTATGGAATTACAAACAATGAAGTTCCGTTAGTGAAATTCAGCCTGGAAATGGAAGGCGGGTTATTACTGGAAAATCCTAATAAAGTTGGGGTTTCTAACCTTTTGGCTAATCTCCTTACCAAAGGCACTAAAGATAAAACTCCTAAAGAATTGGAAGAAGCCATTCAATTATTAGGTGCCGATATTCGGGTAAATGCCGGGGATGAAAAAATTGTTTTAAGTGGAAGTACTCTGGCAAAAAATTATGGGGAAACCATAGATTTAGTTCAGGAAATATTACTGGAACCTCGTTGGGATTCAACCGAATTTAAACTGGTAAAACAGCAGGCGCTTAGCAGCATTCAACAACAGGAAGCCGATCCAAATAATATTGCCAATAACGAATTTAGAAAACTTATTTACGGTGAAGATCATATTTTAGGTCAAAATAATTTAGGAACCAGGAATTCGGTAAAAAACATTACCATAGAAGATCTTCAGAATTATTATTCAGAAAATCTCAGTCCAAAACACAGTGTTTTTCACGTTGCAGGAGCTATTGAAAAAGAAGAAGCGATAAAAGGAATTCGTGGACTCTCGGTTGCCTGGCCTCCTAAATCGGTTAAAATGCCTGAAGTTGCTCAACCCCAACTTCCGGAGAAATCACAGATTTACTTTTATGATGTTCCCGGCGCAAAACAATCGGTTATAAGATTTGGCGCTCCTGCCCTGGCCGCTACCGATGATGATTTTTATACTGCCGAAGTGATGAATTACCGTTTAGGTGGCGGAGGCTTTGCCTCGCAGCTCACCCAGGAATTACGAGAAGGAAAAGGTTATACCTATGGAATTCGCTCAGGATTTAGTGCCGGTAAGAACAAGGGTACATTTCTAATTTACAGCGGAGTAAGAACAAATATTACCTACGATGCCGTAAAATTAATTAAAGAAATTATTGAGGAATATCCTCAAAATTTTGACGGGGAAGATATGGAAGTCACCCGCGGATTTATGATAAAAAGTAACGCCAGGAAGTTTGAGACCCTAAATTCAAAACTCGACATGCTAAGTGAAATCAGCACTTTTGGCAGGGATCACAATTATATAAAGCAACGGGAAAAAATGGTGAATGAGCTTACCGTTCTGGATATTCGTGAGCTAGCAGAGAAATATATTAATCCTGAAAAAATGTATTTTTTAATTGTTGGAGATGCCGAGACACAAATGAAAAAACTGGAAGAGCTTGGTTTAGGAAAACCTGTTTTATTAAACGAAACTAAAGAATAATGATACTGCCTGTTATTTTACTTGTGCTGGGCCTCGTAGTCCTTATTTTTGGAGCCAACTACATGGTTGAAGGCGCTTCTGCCCTGGCGAAAAAATTCAATATTTCTAACCTGGCCATCGGATTAACAATTGTGGCTTTTGGAACATCGGCACCCGAATTGGTAGTAAATACCTTTGCCGCTGCCGATGGGTATTCAGATATTGTTTTTGGAAATGTGATAGGTAGTAATAACTTCAACCTCTTTATAATCCTGGGAATTACCGGGCTCATCACTCCGTTAGCGGTGCAATCCAGTACTGCGTGGAAAGAAATTCCTATTTCGCTTATTGCCGTAATTATTCTTTTTATGATGGTAAATGACCAGGTTATTTTTTCCGGTAAAACCAGTATTTTAGGTACTTTAGACGGATTTATTTTACTTTTCTGTTTCCTGGCTTTCCTTTTTTATGTGTACAAACAACTTAAAAATGATGATGTAGCCGAAGATGATAATATCAAACTGCTGTCTCCTTTAAAAACTACCATTTTTATCATTGGCGGTTTGGCAGGATTGGTTTTGGGTGGTCAATTGGTAGTAAACAACGCTATAGACATTGCCGAAAGTATGGGAATTAGTCAGAAAATTATTGGACTTACGGTAGTAGCTGCAGGAACTTCCCTTCCTGAATTAGCAACTTCTATAGTAGCCGCTGCAAAAAAGAATGCTGATATTGCTGTGGGAAATATTATTGGTTCTAATATTTTTAATATTTTCCTCATCCTTTCCACCGCCTCGCTTATAAAACCTATTGATTTCAACCTGAATTTCAACCAGGATCTTTATATTCTTGCCGGTGGTACTCTTTTTCTACTTTTAGCGATGTTCACCGGAAAACGTAAAAGGCTGGACCGCTGGGAAGCCTTAATTTTACTCGTATTTTATCTAGGCTACACCACCTATTTAGTAATGCAGGAATTGTAAAAGATAGTAGATAGGAATGTTTTGGAATTCTTTGTTGATTTTATGAATTCCTTCTCATTTTTTGGAACTTAATTGAATTAATTCAGTCGTATGAAAAAGATATTACTACTCCCCGCCCTGGCTTTGTTACTTAGCTGCACTAACGAGGCTGAAAAGGAAAAGACAAATTTGCGCATAGATACGCTTGAAGCTGATCTCACCAGTTTAAAGATTGAAAATGATTCTCTGGAAAAAGAATTGCGATTATTAAAAAGTCGAAATCCCATAGTTTTTACTGAAGATTTTGACACACTGCAAAACCCTGAAACTTTTATAGTAGAATCTTTAGAACGAAATTCACAACTTATCCCTGAAAAATCTGTTTTAGGTGGCACCATGCGATTTGTAGATTCTGAAATTCTAAATCAACGCTTTATCTGGGCAGCATATGAAGACGGTCACATAGCCGGCGAAGCAATTTTTCAATATAAATTAAACGAAGCTGATAGCGTTGACTTTAAACTAATTTCGGAAATTAAAAATTAAGCAACGGCTGGTTTCGCGAACTTCTCCCGAAGTAAGTCTAGATCTTCTTCAGTAAATCCTTTAAGTTCCACCATATCACCGGTAGCTTTTGGTGCCTTTATAATCAAGTGATAGTTGCTTAAATGAATATTTACTTCCGGAGTAAAATGGTAGGTTTTTGGTTTTTGATGTAATCTTGCAACGATCAATTTTTCGTCGTCCCAGGTGATATATTCAGTGTTTCTTCCGCTTTGCTTATAGGCGAGAAAAGCATATAGAGAACCGGAAATCACATACAAAACGGGAATTAAATACCTGCCGCGGTCTGCAGTTAGGTAAAATGAAAAACCCATTAAAACCCAAAAAACCGCAAAGATATAATTGAGGTTTCTTTTAAAGAAACTTATTTTTTTTCTATCTTTTTCATGTTAAGCGCTGGCCAAAGTTTGCGCAAAAATCAATTCGCTTTTTAATTTTTCAATATCGGCTTCAGTGTAGCCTTTAAGATCCACCATAGTCCCATCGGCCGGCCCCGATTTTATAGTCAGGTTAGATGGGGAGACATTAATACCGTCAATAGTTGACCAATTATAAGACCTTGTGCTTTGTTGCCATTCGCTAATCTCAATTTTTTCTTCATCCCAGGCTATAAATTCTAAGGGCAAATCTTTCTTAAAATAGCCTACACAGGCATAAGTAAGTCCGATAATTGTATAACCATAAGACATCACATCATATACCTTAAAAATGATCATTAAAAGGCTATACCCCAAATACTTCCGGTAATATAAAAATAGTTGCTTCGGAAAAAGCTGGATTTTTTTGAAATTCGTGGCATAGCTTTTAAGATATTGGAAAAAAGATAATAAATATTTTGAAATTTGAATTTGAGATTTTAACAATAATTGTATATCCGTATAGTGTCCTAATTATAAAATTTAGCTTTAT is a window of Salegentibacter salegens DNA encoding:
- a CDS encoding calcium/sodium antiporter, which translates into the protein MILPVILLVLGLVVLIFGANYMVEGASALAKKFNISNLAIGLTIVAFGTSAPELVVNTFAAADGYSDIVFGNVIGSNNFNLFIILGITGLITPLAVQSSTAWKEIPISLIAVIILFMMVNDQVIFSGKTSILGTLDGFILLFCFLAFLFYVYKQLKNDDVAEDDNIKLLSPLKTTIFIIGGLAGLVLGGQLVVNNAIDIAESMGISQKIIGLTVVAAGTSLPELATSIVAAAKKNADIAVGNIIGSNIFNIFLILSTASLIKPIDFNLNFNQDLYILAGGTLFLLLAMFTGKRKRLDRWEALILLVFYLGYTTYLVMQEL
- a CDS encoding M16 family metallopeptidase, yielding MKFRIILLLLCGFAISQNIHSQERTDFNVDFETYTLENGLNVIFHVDKSDPVVAVALTAHVGSAREKEGRTGFAHLFEHLLFLESENLGKGGLDKLSARIGGSGANASTSRDRTNYFQTVPKDALEKMIWAEADKLGYFINTVTEPVLAKEKQVVKNEKRQSVDNRPYGHTMYVIDKNLYPEDHPYNWQVIGSLEDLQNATLQDVKEFYNNWYVPNNVTLSIAGDFDKEQAKEWIHKYFDGIPRGPKIEREEKQLVALSETKKLYYEDNFARLPQLTIAWPAVYSYHEDTYALEVLAKYLSEGKNAPLYQNLVSEKELTDRVRMYNYTSELAGQLMLQVTAYNDVDLDKVEAAIFKVFEEFEAEGIPQRDLKRIKAQQETEFYNSLASVLGKGFQLAQYQIFANDPNYINKDVEKILAVTKEDVSRVYEKYIKGKHYVATSFVPKGQVDLALEKSEEAEVVEEKIVKNAEEEVNVSTDASYKKTPSSFDRSVEPPYSSAPELNVPEIWKNNLPSGLKIYGITNNEVPLVKFSLEMEGGLLLENPNKVGVSNLLANLLTKGTKDKTPKELEEAIQLLGADIRVNAGDEKIVLSGSTLAKNYGETIDLVQEILLEPRWDSTEFKLVKQQALSSIQQQEADPNNIANNEFRKLIYGEDHILGQNNLGTRNSVKNITIEDLQNYYSENLSPKHSVFHVAGAIEKEEAIKGIRGLSVAWPPKSVKMPEVAQPQLPEKSQIYFYDVPGAKQSVIRFGAPALAATDDDFYTAEVMNYRLGGGGFASQLTQELREGKGYTYGIRSGFSAGKNKGTFLIYSGVRTNITYDAVKLIKEIIEEYPQNFDGEDMEVTRGFMIKSNARKFETLNSKLDMLSEISTFGRDHNYIKQREKMVNELTVLDIRELAEKYINPEKMYFLIVGDAETQMKKLEELGLGKPVLLNETKE